In the Clupea harengus chromosome 16, Ch_v2.0.2, whole genome shotgun sequence genome, one interval contains:
- the LOC105892321 gene encoding toll-like receptor 13 → MELRGNRISAITTNTFFGLQNLEILIIENNPLRHLEASSFAHFPSLRVLHLGNLMFSNSEHSGMQVLNLSLIFGGFPRQLSDLTITSAVRPMTLVIADDSAPDMGLNLSLSGQKIPGMSLMFHNLTKLESLSLYQCWLDSLEGDLSLDMTSLKYFSLVQETEISLTTDFFEHLTSLKFAFIYQTPLRCTCDDAWFLCWARNQQQAEVFMFSYENEPLSCISEDGLQDLDSYGQALCSLDVGFVFFVSTSCFLLLFMLVVLLHQLARDYLLAFYYITHGWLNEALHHQNTRGRYLYDAFVSYSGKDERWVMEELLPNLEQRGPPFLRLCLHSRDFQLGKDIVENITDSLYRSRRTLCLVSRHFLRSNWCSLEMRLGTYRLQVEHRDVLILVFLEKIPSNLLSAHHRLARLVKTRTYIDWPQDPAQQEVFWDRLWNKLVTDKAL, encoded by the exons ATGGAGCTTAGAGGGAATCGGATTTCTGCAATAACAACAAACACTTTTTTTGGACTTCAAAACCTGGAGATCTTGATCATTGAAAATAATCCACTGAGGCACCTTGAAGCATCTTCTTTCGCTCATTTCCCCTCCCTCAGGGTTCTCCATCTTGGCAATCTGATGTTTTCCAACTCTGAGCACTCTGGCATGCAGGTCCTCAACTTGAGTCTCATCTTCGGCGGCTTCCCTCGCCAGCTGTCTGACCTCACCATTACGTCTGCTGTGCGCCCCATGACTCTGGTCATCGCTGATGACAGCGCCCCAGACATGGGCCtgaatctctcactctcaggcCAGAAGATT CCAGGCATGAGTCTCATGTTTCACAACTTGACCAAACTAGAGAGCTTAAGTCTGTATCAGTGCTGGTTGGATTCTTTGGAGGGAGACCTCAGTCTGGATATGACCTCTCTGAAGTATTTCTCCCTAGTTCAAGAAACAGAGATCAGTTTGACCACAGATTTCTTTGAGCACCTGACCAGCCTGAAGTTTGCTTTCATCTATCAAACACCACTCCGCTGCACCTGTGACGATGCCTGGTTCCTCTGCTGGGCAAGGAATCAGCAACAAGCAGAAGTGTTTATGTTCTCCTATGAAAATGAACCACTGAGCTGCATATCAGAGGATGGGCTTCAGGACCTGGACAGCTATGGCCAGGCCCTCTGCAGTCTGGATGTGGGGTTTGTGTTCTTTGTCAGCACATCATGCTTCCTCCTGCTGTTTATGTTGGTTGTGCTGCTGCATCAGCTGGCCAGAGACTACCTGCTGGCCTTCTACTACATCACGCACGGCTGGTTGAATGAGGCACTACATCACCAGAACACCAGAGGGCGCTATCTCTATGATGCCTTTGTATCTTACAGTGGCAAAGATGAACGCTGGGTGATGGAGGAACTCCTGCCCAACCTGGAGCAGAGAGGGCCCCCATTCCTGCGCCTTTGCCTGCACAGCAGGGACTTTCAGCTGGGAAAGGATATTGTGGAGAATATAACCGACAGTCTCTACAGAAGCCGCCGCACCCTCTGCCTGGTCAGCCGCCACTTCCTGCGGAGCAACTGGTGCTCCCTGGAGATGCGACTAGGCACCTACCGGCTGCAGGTGGAGCACAGGGATGTGCTCATCCTGGTGTTTCTGGAGAAGATCCCTTCTAACCTGCTCTCTGCCCACCACAGGCTGGCCCGACTGGTCAAGACCAGGACTTACATAGACTGGCCTCAAGACCCGGCCCAACAGGAGGTATTCTGGGACAGACTATGGAACAAACTAGTGACAGACAAGGCGTTATGA